One stretch of Streptomyces sp. A2-16 DNA includes these proteins:
- a CDS encoding FadR/GntR family transcriptional regulator, whose translation MPLSHPRRSALSEQVIAALRNQITSGEWPVGSRIPTEPELVEQLGVARNTVREAVRALAHNGLLDIRQGSGTYVVATSELAGVMHRRFADAEPRHIAELRSTLESSAARLAAERRTEKDLKQLDALLVRREEAWESGDAEAFVTADATFHLAVVAASHNDVMTEMYADLGEVLRDWLREDVGEELTPETYMDHTRLVDAIRAGDAPAAAEEAAGYPFLCRPGRFSAPASGG comes from the coding sequence ATGCCCCTGAGCCATCCCCGCCGCTCGGCACTGTCCGAGCAGGTCATCGCCGCGCTGCGCAACCAGATCACCTCGGGCGAGTGGCCGGTCGGCTCCCGGATCCCGACCGAGCCCGAGCTGGTCGAGCAGCTCGGGGTCGCCCGCAACACCGTCCGCGAGGCCGTCCGCGCGCTCGCGCACAACGGTCTGCTGGACATCCGCCAGGGCTCGGGGACGTACGTCGTGGCGACCAGCGAGCTGGCCGGCGTGATGCACCGCAGGTTCGCCGACGCGGAGCCCCGGCACATCGCCGAGCTGCGTTCCACGCTGGAGTCGTCCGCGGCCCGGCTGGCCGCCGAGCGGCGCACCGAGAAGGACCTCAAGCAGCTCGACGCGCTCCTGGTGCGGCGCGAGGAGGCCTGGGAGTCGGGGGACGCGGAGGCCTTCGTCACGGCGGACGCCACCTTCCACCTGGCCGTGGTGGCCGCCTCGCACAACGACGTGATGACCGAGATGTACGCGGACCTCGGCGAGGTGCTGCGGGACTGGCTGCGCGAGGACGTCGGCGAGGAGCTGACGCCGGAGACGTACATGGACCACACGCGGCTCGTCGACGCGATCCGCGCGGGCGACGCGCCGGCGGCCGCCGAGGAGGCCGCCGGCTACCCCTTCCTGTGCCGTCCGGGACGGTTCAGCGCGCCAGCTTCCGGTGGCTGA
- the fabG gene encoding 3-oxoacyl-[acyl-carrier-protein] reductase, translating to MSRSVLVTGGNRGIGLAIARAFADAGDKVAITYRSGEPPAGFLAVKCDITDSEQVEQAYKEIEAEHGPVEVLIANAGITKDQLLMRMSEEDFTSVVDTNLTGTFRVVKRANRGMLRAKKGRVVLISSVVGLYGGPGQANYAASKAALVGFARSLARELGSRNITFNVVAPGFVDTDMTKVLTDEQREGIVKQVPLGRYAQPEEVAATVRFLASDDASYITGAVIPVDGGLGMGH from the coding sequence TTGAGCCGCTCGGTTCTCGTCACCGGAGGCAACCGGGGCATCGGCCTCGCCATCGCCCGTGCTTTCGCCGACGCCGGCGACAAGGTCGCCATCACCTACCGCTCGGGTGAGCCGCCGGCCGGCTTCCTCGCGGTCAAGTGCGACATCACCGACTCCGAGCAGGTGGAGCAGGCCTACAAGGAGATCGAGGCCGAGCACGGCCCGGTCGAGGTCCTGATCGCCAACGCCGGCATCACCAAGGACCAGCTCCTGATGCGCATGTCCGAGGAGGACTTCACCTCGGTCGTCGACACCAACCTCACCGGCACCTTCCGCGTCGTCAAGCGCGCCAACCGCGGCATGCTGCGCGCGAAGAAGGGCCGCGTCGTCCTGATCTCCTCGGTCGTCGGCCTCTACGGCGGCCCCGGCCAGGCCAACTACGCCGCCTCCAAGGCCGCCCTGGTCGGCTTCGCGCGCTCCCTCGCCCGTGAGCTGGGCTCGCGCAACATCACCTTCAACGTCGTCGCGCCCGGCTTCGTCGACACCGACATGACCAAGGTGCTCACCGACGAGCAGCGTGAGGGCATCGTGAAGCAGGTGCCGCTCGGTCGTTACGCGCAGCCCGAGGAGGTCGCCGCGACGGTGCGGTTCCTGGCCTCGGACGACGCCTCGTACATCACTGGAGCCGTCATCCCCGTTGACGGCGGACTGGGAATGGGTCACTGA
- a CDS encoding DUF3099 domain-containing protein, producing the protein MRKQHGSGSAQVFRITGARTSLQEDVRGRQRRYVISMTVRTLSVVLAATLWNVERHVAIVALVLGAVLPYIAVVIANAGRENAPSLPSTFVTAPTRPMIMGPRDEDGFAEPAPEDGARGAAPGARGEPRERT; encoded by the coding sequence ATGCGGAAGCAGCATGGCAGCGGCAGCGCCCAGGTGTTCCGGATCACCGGAGCACGGACGAGCCTCCAGGAGGACGTGCGCGGACGTCAGCGCCGGTACGTCATCTCGATGACGGTCCGTACGTTGTCCGTGGTGCTCGCGGCCACGCTCTGGAACGTCGAACGGCACGTCGCCATCGTGGCGCTGGTGCTGGGGGCGGTTCTGCCCTATATCGCCGTCGTCATCGCCAACGCGGGGCGGGAGAACGCGCCCTCGCTGCCGTCGACCTTCGTCACCGCCCCGACCCGTCCGATGATCATGGGGCCGCGGGACGAGGACGGCTTCGCGGAACCCGCGCCGGAAGACGGTGCGAGGGGGGCGGCGCCGGGCGCACGCGGCGAACCGCGCGAGCGGACGTGA
- the tyrS gene encoding tyrosine--tRNA ligase, with the protein MTDIVDELKWRGLWALSTDEDALRKALADGPVTFYCGFDPTAASLHVGHLVQVLTMRRLQQAGLRPLALVGGATGQIGDPRPTAERTLNDPETVANWVTRLRAQIEPFLSFEGENAAVMVNNLDWTAGMSAIEFLRDIGKHFRVNKMLTKDSVARRLESQEGISYTEFSYQLLQGMDFLELYRRYGCTLQQGGSDQWGNLTAGLDLIHRLEPDASVHCLATPLMVKADGTKFGKTEGGAVWLDPEMTTPYAFYQFWLNVDDRDISTYMRILSFRSREELEELEKQTEERPQARAAQRALAEELTTLVHGADQTAAVIAASRALFGQGELAELDEKTLTAALSEVPHIRVAELGAVVDLFAEVGLVASKSAARRTVKEGGAYVNNVKVAAEDAVPAKEDLLHGRWLVLRRGKKNLAAVEVTSA; encoded by the coding sequence GTGACGGACATCGTCGACGAGCTGAAGTGGCGTGGGCTGTGGGCCCTGTCCACTGACGAGGACGCTTTGCGCAAGGCGCTCGCGGACGGTCCCGTCACGTTCTATTGCGGTTTCGACCCGACCGCGGCCTCTCTCCACGTCGGTCACCTGGTGCAGGTCCTCACCATGCGCCGGCTCCAGCAGGCGGGCCTGCGCCCGCTGGCGCTGGTGGGCGGGGCGACCGGCCAGATCGGCGACCCGCGCCCCACGGCCGAGCGCACGCTGAACGACCCGGAGACGGTCGCGAACTGGGTGACCCGGCTGCGCGCGCAGATCGAGCCGTTCCTGTCCTTCGAGGGCGAGAACGCCGCGGTCATGGTGAACAACCTGGACTGGACGGCCGGGATGTCGGCCATCGAGTTCCTGCGGGACATCGGCAAGCACTTCCGCGTCAACAAGATGCTCACCAAGGACTCGGTCGCGCGCCGGCTGGAGTCCCAGGAGGGCATCAGCTACACGGAGTTCAGCTACCAGCTGCTCCAGGGCATGGACTTCCTGGAGCTGTACCGGCGCTACGGCTGCACCCTCCAGCAGGGCGGCAGCGACCAGTGGGGCAACCTCACGGCGGGCCTTGACCTGATCCACCGGCTGGAGCCGGACGCCTCGGTGCACTGTCTGGCCACGCCGCTGATGGTCAAGGCGGACGGCACCAAGTTCGGCAAGACTGAGGGCGGCGCCGTCTGGCTCGACCCGGAGATGACGACGCCGTACGCGTTCTACCAGTTCTGGCTGAACGTGGACGACCGGGACATCTCGACCTACATGCGCATCCTGTCCTTCAGGTCCCGCGAGGAGCTGGAGGAGCTGGAGAAGCAGACCGAGGAGCGGCCGCAGGCCCGGGCCGCCCAGCGGGCGCTGGCGGAGGAGCTGACGACGCTGGTGCACGGCGCCGACCAGACGGCCGCGGTGATCGCCGCTTCGAGGGCGCTGTTCGGTCAGGGCGAGCTGGCGGAGCTGGACGAGAAGACGCTGACCGCGGCGCTCTCCGAGGTGCCGCACATCCGGGTCGCGGAGCTCGGTGCCGTGGTGGACCTGTTCGCCGAGGTCGGCCTCGTGGCCAGCAAGTCGGCCGCGCGGCGGACGGTGAAGGAGGGCGGGGCCTACGTGAACAACGTCAAGGTCGCGGCCGAGGACGCCGTTCCCGCCAAGGAGGACCTGCTGCACGGTCGCTGGCTGGTGCTGCGCCGGGGCAAGAAGAACCTGGCGGCGGTCGAGGTCACGTCCGCGTAG
- a CDS encoding TldD/PmbA family protein: MPHTIDEAFTALPLRALADAALARARALGAEHADFRFERVRSASWRLRDAKPSGSSDTTDLGYAVRVVHGGTWGFASGVDLTLDAAAKVASQAVAMAKLSAQVIRAAGSDERVELADEPVHADRTWISSYEIDPFSVPDEEKAALLADWSARLLAADGVNHVDASLLTVHENKFYADTAGTVTTQQRVRLHPSLTAVSVDESSGEFDSMRTIAPPVGRGWEYLTGTGWDWESELEQIPELLAEKMRAPSVEAGLYDLVVDPSNLWLTIHESIGHATELDRALGYEAAYAGTSFATFDQLGKLRYGSELMNVTGDRTAEHGLATIGYDDEGVAGQSWDLVKDGTLVGYQLDRRIARLTGFERSNGCAYADSPGHVPVQRMANVSLRPDPAGLSTEDLIGSVDRGIYVVGDRSWSIDMQRYNFQFTGQRFFRIENGRITGQLRDVAYQATTTDFWGSMAAVGGPQTYVLGGAFNCGKAQPGQVAAVSHGCPSALFKGVNILNTTQEAGR; the protein is encoded by the coding sequence GTGCCTCATACGATCGACGAAGCCTTCACAGCGCTTCCCCTACGTGCTCTCGCCGACGCCGCGCTGGCACGCGCGCGTGCGCTCGGGGCCGAGCACGCGGACTTCCGGTTCGAGCGGGTGCGCAGCGCGTCCTGGCGGCTCAGGGACGCCAAGCCGTCCGGATCCTCGGACACCACCGACCTCGGGTACGCGGTGCGGGTCGTGCACGGCGGCACCTGGGGCTTCGCCTCGGGCGTGGACCTGACGCTGGACGCCGCCGCCAAGGTCGCCTCGCAGGCCGTGGCGATGGCGAAGCTCTCCGCCCAGGTGATCCGCGCGGCCGGTTCCGACGAGCGCGTCGAGCTCGCCGACGAGCCCGTGCACGCCGATCGCACCTGGATCTCCTCGTACGAGATCGATCCGTTCTCCGTGCCGGACGAGGAGAAGGCGGCGCTGCTCGCGGACTGGAGCGCGCGCCTGCTGGCGGCGGACGGGGTCAACCACGTCGACGCCTCCCTGCTCACCGTGCACGAGAACAAGTTCTACGCGGACACCGCGGGCACGGTCACCACACAGCAGCGGGTCCGCCTGCATCCGTCGCTGACGGCCGTGTCGGTCGACGAGTCCAGCGGCGAGTTCGACTCCATGCGCACCATCGCGCCGCCGGTCGGACGCGGCTGGGAGTACCTCACGGGCACCGGCTGGGACTGGGAGAGCGAGCTGGAGCAGATCCCGGAGCTGCTCGCCGAGAAGATGCGGGCGCCCAGCGTCGAGGCGGGCCTGTACGACCTCGTGGTCGACCCGTCGAACCTGTGGCTGACCATCCACGAGTCCATCGGCCACGCCACCGAGCTGGACCGCGCGCTCGGCTACGAGGCGGCCTACGCCGGGACCTCCTTCGCCACCTTCGACCAGCTCGGCAAGCTGCGCTACGGCTCCGAGCTGATGAACGTCACCGGTGACCGCACCGCCGAACACGGCCTCGCGACCATCGGCTACGACGACGAGGGCGTCGCGGGCCAGTCCTGGGACCTGGTGAAGGACGGCACCCTCGTCGGCTACCAGCTGGACCGGCGGATCGCGAGGCTGACCGGGTTCGAGCGCTCCAACGGGTGCGCCTACGCCGACTCCCCCGGGCACGTCCCGGTGCAGCGCATGGCCAACGTGTCGCTCCGGCCCGACCCGGCCGGGCTGTCGACGGAGGACCTGATCGGCAGCGTGGACCGCGGGATCTACGTCGTCGGGGACCGGTCCTGGTCGATCGACATGCAGCGCTACAACTTCCAGTTCACCGGCCAGCGGTTCTTCAGGATCGAGAACGGGCGGATCACCGGACAGCTGCGGGACGTCGCCTACCAGGCGACGACCACCGACTTCTGGGGCTCGATGGCCGCGGTGGGCGGACCGCAGACCTATGTCCTCGGCGGCGCCTTCAACTGCGGCAAGGCCCAGCCCGGCCAGGTCGCGGCCGTCTCGCACGGCTGCCCGTCGGCCCTGTTCAAGGGCGTCAACATTCTGAACACCACGCAGGAGGCCGGTCGATGA
- a CDS encoding metallopeptidase TldD-related protein: protein MSARSNKPHEIVERALELSTADGCVVIADEQSTANLRWAGNALTTNGVTRGRTLTVVATVDGKEGTATGVVSRSAVTADELEPLVRAAEAAARGAGPAEDAQPLVTGVPESPDFTDAPAETSSAVFADFAPALGEAFARARAGSRELYGFANHELVSTYVGTSTGLRLRHDQPNGTLELNAKSPDRTRSAWAGRSTRDFKDVDPAALDAELAVRLGWAERRVPLPAGRYETLLPPTAVADLLIYQLWSASGRDAAEGRTVFSKPGGGTRVGERLTELPLTLRSDPNEPGLESAPFVVAHSSGGDQSVFDNGLPVAATDWIREGELAHLMTTRHSAGLTGLPVAPAAGNLVLDGGSDLSLEEMVANTARGLLLTCLWYIREVDPATLLLTGLTRDGVYLVENGEVTGEVNNFRFNESPVGLLGRATEAGRTEKTLPREWSDYFTRAAMPALRVPDFNMSSVSQGV, encoded by the coding sequence ATGAGCGCCCGCAGCAACAAGCCGCACGAGATCGTCGAGCGGGCGCTGGAGCTGTCCACCGCCGACGGCTGTGTCGTGATCGCCGACGAGCAGTCGACCGCCAACCTGCGCTGGGCGGGCAACGCGCTCACCACGAACGGTGTCACGCGCGGGCGCACCCTCACGGTCGTCGCGACGGTCGACGGCAAGGAGGGCACCGCCACCGGGGTGGTCTCCCGGTCCGCGGTGACCGCGGACGAACTGGAGCCGCTGGTGCGGGCCGCCGAGGCGGCCGCACGCGGTGCCGGGCCCGCCGAGGACGCCCAGCCGCTGGTCACGGGGGTACCGGAGTCCCCGGACTTCACCGACGCGCCCGCCGAGACCTCCTCGGCCGTCTTCGCCGACTTCGCGCCGGCCCTCGGTGAGGCCTTCGCACGCGCGCGTGCGGGCAGCCGCGAGCTGTACGGCTTCGCCAACCACGAACTCGTGTCGACCTATGTGGGCACGTCCACGGGGCTGCGGCTGCGCCACGACCAGCCCAACGGCACCCTGGAGCTGAACGCCAAGTCCCCCGACCGCACCCGCTCGGCCTGGGCCGGACGCTCCACGCGGGACTTCAAGGACGTCGACCCGGCGGCGCTGGACGCCGAGCTCGCCGTACGGCTCGGATGGGCCGAGCGGCGCGTCCCGCTGCCCGCCGGGCGGTACGAGACGCTGCTGCCGCCCACCGCGGTCGCCGACCTGCTGATCTACCAGCTGTGGTCGGCGTCGGGGCGGGACGCGGCCGAGGGAAGGACGGTGTTCTCCAAGCCGGGCGGCGGCACCCGGGTCGGCGAGCGGCTGACCGAGCTGCCCCTGACCCTGCGCAGCGACCCGAACGAGCCGGGCCTGGAGTCCGCGCCCTTCGTGGTCGCGCACTCCTCCGGGGGCGACCAGTCGGTGTTCGACAACGGTCTGCCGGTCGCGGCCACCGACTGGATCCGCGAGGGCGAGCTGGCGCATCTGATGACGACCCGGCACAGCGCGGGTCTGACCGGGCTGCCCGTCGCCCCGGCGGCCGGCAACCTCGTCCTCGACGGCGGCTCGGACCTCTCCCTGGAGGAGATGGTCGCGAACACCGCGCGCGGGCTGCTGCTGACCTGCCTCTGGTACATCCGCGAGGTCGACCCGGCCACGCTGCTGCTGACCGGTCTGACCCGGGACGGGGTGTACCTCGTCGAGAACGGCGAGGTGACCGGCGAGGTCAACAACTTCCGGTTCAACGAGTCGCCGGTCGGCCTGCTGGGGCGGGCGACGGAGGCGGGACGGACCGAGAAGACGCTGCCGAGGGAGTGGAGCGACTACTTCACCAGGGCCGCGATGCCGGCGCTGCGGGTGCCGGATTTCAATATGAGTTCTGTCAGTCAGGGCGTATAA
- the fabI gene encoding enoyl-ACP reductase FabI, whose product MSGILEGKRVLITGVLMESSIAFHAAKLAQEQGAEIILTAFPRPTLTERIAKKLPKPTKVIELDVTNDEHMGRLADVVGEELGGLDGVVHSIGFAPQDALGGNFLNTPFESVATAMHVSAYSLKSLTMACLPLMQNGGSVVGLTFDAQFAWPQYDWMGPAKAALEATSRYVARDLGKQNIRCNLISAGPLASMAAKSIPGFADLASVWDNRSPLEWDLKDPEPAGKGIVALLSDWFPKTTGEIIHVDGGLHAIGA is encoded by the coding sequence ATGAGCGGAATTCTCGAGGGCAAGCGCGTCCTGATCACCGGTGTGCTGATGGAGTCCTCCATCGCGTTCCACGCCGCGAAGCTGGCCCAGGAGCAGGGCGCGGAGATCATCCTGACCGCGTTCCCGCGGCCGACGCTGACCGAGCGCATCGCCAAGAAGCTCCCCAAGCCCACCAAGGTCATCGAGCTCGACGTCACCAACGACGAGCACATGGGCCGCCTGGCCGACGTGGTCGGCGAGGAGCTCGGCGGCCTCGACGGCGTCGTGCACTCCATCGGCTTCGCGCCGCAGGACGCGCTCGGCGGCAACTTCCTGAACACCCCGTTCGAGTCCGTGGCCACCGCCATGCACGTCTCGGCGTACTCCCTGAAGTCGCTGACCATGGCCTGCCTGCCGCTGATGCAGAACGGCGGCTCGGTCGTCGGCCTCACCTTCGACGCGCAGTTCGCCTGGCCGCAGTACGACTGGATGGGCCCGGCCAAGGCCGCCCTGGAGGCCACCAGCCGCTACGTCGCCCGCGACCTGGGCAAGCAGAACATCCGCTGCAACCTCATCTCCGCGGGCCCGCTCGCCTCCATGGCCGCCAAGTCCATCCCGGGCTTCGCGGACCTGGCCTCCGTGTGGGACAACCGCTCCCCGCTGGAGTGGGACCTCAAGGACCCGGAGCCGGCCGGCAAGGGCATCGTCGCCCTGCTGAGCGACTGGTTCCCGAAGACCACGGGCGAGATCATCCACGTGGACGGCGGCCTGCACGCCATCGGCGCCTGA
- a CDS encoding GlsB/YeaQ/YmgE family stress response membrane protein, whose amino-acid sequence MGWLWAIIVGFVLGLIAKAIIPGKQHSPLWLTTIFGMLGAIAGNAIARAAGVEATSGIDWTRHAFQLIAAIIIVALGDMLYMATLGKRKHRT is encoded by the coding sequence ATGGGCTGGTTGTGGGCGATCATCGTGGGATTCGTGCTGGGCCTGATCGCGAAGGCGATCATCCCCGGCAAGCAGCACAGTCCCCTCTGGCTGACCACCATCTTCGGCATGCTCGGCGCCATCGCCGGCAACGCCATCGCTCGCGCAGCCGGCGTGGAGGCGACCTCCGGAATCGACTGGACCCGCCACGCCTTCCAGCTCATCGCCGCGATCATCATCGTCGCCCTCGGCGACATGCTCTACATGGCGACGCTGGGCAAGCGGAAACACCGGACCTGA